Part of the Trypanosoma brucei brucei TREU927 chromosome 2, complete sequence genome, GCCATCTCTCATAGTCATTAGCTCtcaacagcaataataacaaataatgaaTAGTTTAGTtcttaccttcccttttttactaCCCACAAGAAAGATATACGAAATAATTATCATACTGAATAAACAGTAGGCGTTCCTCATTATCCTACACAAAATATGAATTGAAACGATAATTTACTAACGGAGCGGAAGTGTCTGAAAGCGTCTTTAACTCGTCTCCTGTGCGGGGCGAAGAgggttgtgttgtgtgggcTTTCTAAAAATTTCACTCTCTTGCAGACAGCTGTGTAAATAAACGGGGAGTACAGGTGTGTTTAGAGAAAGATAACCGTACAAAATAATACTCTGCACTCCTATGACCAAAACAACCATTCATAATGCAGGCTTTCAAAATACACGATATCATCTCAACAaattgtaatttttttttgcataatGTCCTCCAGAAGACAGAACAACAGATGACACAGTTAAATAACACATGACAAACAAGGAATATAACCGCACATCCTCAGCAGTAAATGTTTCAGTttctcctttaaaaaaaaaaaagaaaaataaaacagtttCACACGTGTGGTCCAAAAGCTGCATCAGCCAATACAATATCTTGACAGCTTGTCACGCAGTCTTGcctcaagaagaaaataaatcatTCATCTCTGCTTTCCTTAGTTGATAAATGAGATCCCATGCTGTGTTAACTCCCGTCTCCATTCAAAAAGTTGACTCAACGTTATGACGAGGCAGTGACCAAAAACAATCCAAATGCAATTCTAAATTTCTTCATATTACGTTTTCAGTTTTATTACACATTTCCCCAACCATTCCAAGTACTAACAGGAATAATTTGGTTCTATAATAATGCATGTGTTTTCTACagctctttcattttgttatgatccgcacaaaaattatatatgtggTTGTTGATTCGTCCTGTCAATCAAAGTAACAATCATAATAAttaattttccccttttcttcattttttctattaGCACATGTGCACCTTGGTGAGATCACTTTCACTCATTTGCACTGATTGGTCAACACTATTTAGTTCGTTATTCAACACACTCCCTTACATGTCCTCCTCTCACCATTTATAACCCACACGAGCAGCATCAAATATAAATTGTGAAGAGGTATGAGATCACAAGGAGCTCGCTCTCATTGAGAAGGTTGGAtgcgtcatatatatataatcatgtaatccctttccatttcaacAATACGCAAACCTCAACTGCGGAATCGACTTTGAATGAGTTGACCTCGTCAGCATGAAACGGGGCCCGCCAAGTGGCATGAACATTAATCTTATCAGTAAACATGTGTTTGAGGTGTTGGTAATAAATGGGgtcaaagaaaacataagtgCGTATCATCTTCCCCGTTATGCCCGAGTGGAAAATATACATCATCTCCGTGAAGATAATTGTATCCATGTTGTATCAATTCCTCATCCAGCTCTTCATCCTTATCAGTACCCAAACGAAGTGCCATCGCCTAACTTTTTCCGTGAATGCACTCACACCTTTGAGCTAACGAGTTCCAGCAACTTTGCAACTGTCATACGGCTCGGGAATCCATGAGAATTTATGATCATATCTGTGCAAATGCCTTTACTCATTGAAGGGCATGTTAACACACCATCAGTCATGAGATCCACTACTCCCTCCAGCCAGCGCCGTGAGGAAAACTTATTTCAGACCTCGGGACCGCGAACTTCTCTCGTAGTAACTTTAACTTTATTGTTCTACATCCATTGATATATCCGAGTCACTGGAAGGTGAGAGATGAACACATTTGgtccacaacagcaggctGAGGGTATTTATTATATTCAAGAAAATTAGGTCTTGGTTCCTTGAAAGGCACGGGAGTGTATTTGtttacaaaaatatcaaactgaCAAACAGCCGCACCTTTACTACTGGCAATACCATCACTACTAAAGGCATTGTGTCTCGCAACATTCCAATCTGTTGGAAGAATTATATCATACATACTCACCGTTGGGAAGTCTTTCCAGTTCCATCTCATGcttacaaaaaacaacatagcACCCATAGCCACAATTGAGCGAACTGCGGTTGTGTACACCTTTGCGTCTTCAATATTGTAACCTCTATAGCTCATAATGCATACCATCGTATTAATTCCTGCACCTAATATTTCGTAGTTGCTTAGGTTCATAGCCTTCGTCCGGCAAAGGGACAGTTGAGAGTAAGCACTCAACATAAGTACTGTGTCCATTTCTAATGTACTGATTATACGCAATGGTTCCAACAGCTTGCTTGCCCATGGCTGACTGTAATGTGTTTCGTGCAAATTGATTGtgatgtggaaaggaaaataatgctaGCGACAACTCCAAGTGAGCCTCGTGTACTGCTCAATGTCTTTGTGGTGAACTGCTATAAGAGAGTCATTCGCTTCGTCATATAAGTCAATGAATTCCACAACAAGCCCTCAACTAAAATATCGTTAATCGATCACTTGCTTGAACTCAAGTTATCCAGATGTTAAGAAATTACAGCGTGTTTCCCATCGCAAACGAAAACATACAACCTCACGATCCTTCCGCCAACACAAACAATTTGAACACTCTTCTGACGGTCATTTATCGCAATTGAAACGTAAGGATGCAAGCGGCCTGTGTTCCTCAGGGTTCGTAATACATCCCGACACAAACGGCTCATGTATCGATAAACGCACATCAGCACTTCATTGAGGAAAACTGTGTAGTATTTAAGAAATTCGTTAAGACTGATATAATCTATTTCCTCCACTCCAATATTGTACGCATCCGcgtgtaaacaaacaaattatCCATGTCTAGTGTTACCTGACTAAGAATGGCAAAATTATTAaccaaacagcaacaactttcACCCTCTGGGGTATCGCAAGGAGGGATATACACCATTCCCCATTGACTTGAATAGAGAAATAATGATCCGCACATGTGGGTCAATAGACGAGGCCATGGTCACTCCACTGCTGCCGTTACATATGATCACTGCATGGTTTTTATATcaatgttgatgatgatgtgggaTTTGCTGCTGGAGGCAACCAACAACATAAGTTTAAGGTTGCCACGTGTGAAGAGAGGCCCAACTGCCAACCCTCAACCAGGATAACAGAAGTGATtataaggaaagagaagacaacATATCATAGTATGTTTACCCACCGACAAATAActgaagaaagagagagagagagaaagagaggaaaatagaaacaatcaCGTCACCTGCTGCGCGTCTGCGAAGAACACCATCAAGAGCTGCTCCATAACTGCAACCATAACTAACATGtataatataattataacaGCTCGTATATGAAACAGCACATCCAGTAACTGCTTCTAATGTTTGCATATTTCACTCCGTCACAATCTCTCTCCCATGACACCTACTGGAAACACAACTCAGAGGAGTTATAGTTGAGGCATGTTTCCAATACGCCCTCTCCACCACGGATggcaaagaagcaaaaagtaccattacatttttgttccttttatcATTGGTCTATAGATCCCTATCTCTACACGGATGGAAAATTTAGATtgtataaatgaaaagaagatgtgaaGAGTTAGTGTAGTATAATCCAATTCTTTAGTTagtaacagcacaaatgaaaacaaaacgttaCAATGTTTTCTTACGTCCGTCGATAACATTATTTCTGTCTTTCTCTGTGCCCCTTAAGATTACGATGTGGCTTAACTCCAGTTACGCGTTAGCCGATAAAATACTACTTTTGCTATTCCTTAGTCGTCTTCAtttccacttcccttccctcacctCCGGCACTCAAGTGAATTATCACGTCCCtttccttgcagcagctgcgGAAGCTCATTACTGGTGGACAAACAACACACTTGGAATGGCGCAACGGGGCACTTCAAGTTGTGATCATAAACCAAACCAGGTACAAAAACGAACCCGCTCCTCCTAATGGTTggttccctcctctttaaGCATTTGTCACTCTTAACAGCAACGCCGTGCActgctaaaaaaaaacaattacgCGTCTTCACCTCCTTCCACGTCGTCCATTGCTACGTCACCTCGCCCCTCCACAACCTCTTCACGAGCGCGCCGCCTTCCCGCCAGTCCCATCAATGCTGGTGCATCTCGCATGCCAGATTCTCGGCGATATGCCTGAATTAATTCCGCTTGCATCGTTTCCTTGAGTGTCACTTGGAATTGGTCGATGGATTCCCAAAATGTTTGCGGTCCCAGAGGACCTCCGTCCTCACCTCCAGCTCTATCGGGAGGTCCTTCGCAAAGTTGCCTGCGGGTTATCGTGCCACCGTTAACCGAATTAATGTATATCATTTCCCAAGCCATGTTACCCGAAAACGTGTTCCAGTCGGAAAAATAACTTGCTATGTTTTCTCGGAACTTCTGCACCTTATCCGTAGTGGTGGGGTGCCTCTCCGACTTGGTTACTTGTAAAAGCACAGCTATATTTGGAGTGGTCGGTGGCGCTGTTCCGTCACGGTTTCTCCTGAGCCGCccctcaacgaaaaaaaagccatccaCCACGGGTTCATTGCCTGTGGCAGGGAGGTAGAGAACCATGTGTTCACAGCGTTCAATTGGTCGCTGTTGGGCCGCAGGTAAGGCCTTCTGCCCAATGAGTCTCAACTGCTGAGGAGCCATGTCGTTCAGTATGCTTCGACGGTCAGCTATTTCTCTGCCTCGTCGCAGGTATTTCAAGTTGTTTGCGATAACTTTAAAAACtcgagggaaaagaagcgaaagcaaCGCAAGCCTTTCAAAAGCGTTGGCCCCGACACTCTCGTCTGACATTATAATCTCCTTTGACGTCATCTCCACAATAAGAATGCCAAATAATGTGCAAATCAACATATTCCAAATGTTGACAGAAAGCGATCTGCAACGATATGATTCGACATTGACAGTCCCAGAGCTTACCCGCACTATCTTCACCAATTTGTGCGTTACCACATCATTTTGCCAGTCCGAAGATTTTCCAATAATCTTATCatatttctttccgttttcgCTATCGAGCTGCCTAGCTTCTTTACGCACACATTCCAGTCGTGCGTCATAGTCAGGGgctgagaaaacaaaacgaggcAATGGACCAACCATGTCAATGCGCTCTTCCACAATTTTCCACTCGCTTTCAAGCTCCTCCATTAACTGCTGCCTCGTTTTGTCGCGCGGCGCCTCCTCCGAAAGCACACACAGCTTTTTCCATGCCACAAATGCCTTCATGTCGCGCACATCATCacagtttataataatatggcGGTCTCCCCTATTCTTTGCCCAGTGCTCGTAATGTGCCGTATCCGGAGAAGTGAGGATAGTTACACCCcaaaaaggtgaaggaagaTTCTGCGGTGGAGTTTCATTCTTTTCACTGATATCAACAATTACGTGCCCCTTCTTTTCGTACTTTACTGCATCTATGGCCTTAACAGCAGCTTTCACGTGTTCATACTGCACaaccctttcctcttctccggGTTTCTTGTTATATATGAGGAAGGCGTTCCCGTCTGtgaaatatgcaacaacatcaagcattccatcattgaagtgaagcaatgaatgaagcaaaaatgatccaactcCATACGACTTTCCAATACCAGgtgtaccaataacaatatgtatCGGTGGTCTGTGGGCTGTGTCATTCAGCCACCATGTTTGCAGCCCTCGTTGGattatataccacacgcgcatgatttcacgacggatgtATACGTGGTTGCAAATTGCTCTGCATTTCTTCCTTAAGCACAGTGAAAACCCgttgtatggccaacccttcTCCGAAGTGAGAACGAAAATCTCCAAACCATTGGGTCTCTCCTCAATCTCTGCATCAACATTCGCAGGGTCAGGAGTTATATCCACCTCCGCTTCGGTCCATATGTGCTGTGGTTTTCCATCAAACACTTTCATGCCAAGTGGCTCTTCATCATAACCCGACATTACATAACTCCATTTTGCATTATAAATGGAATCATACACTCCTTTCAGTTCGACAGCACTAGCAGCTGTTTGAGCAGCTCGTTCCAATGCTACATTGAGTGCATCATTCAACATGTTAGTGACAATAATCCAAAGCCGCTCTCCATCTCTCAGTCCACGAATATTCACCTGTAACCCGGCCTTTACTACCTCATCTGCTTGTTGCCAGCGCTGAAGATTCAATATTCCCTCTCTGAACAACAGGGGGTAAGCAGTAGCAAAAACTTGGTACACTTGATACTCTGTTGTCGCGAATATTCGATTGAGCGCATTAACGTCATTAATATACTCTTCAGGTTCCAGTACGAACACAAACATTGatacattattttcttcattcacATTATATCTTCTGCCAAAATTACGCCTCAAAAAATCATTCAACGTCACATTTTCAGGATGAGCCCGACCATTCAGCAAAACTGCTTCAACGCTGCTGAAAAGACCCCATCGTGGTTGGTTATTATTCTCCACTCGTTGCTGGACTGCTGGAGGTTCCGCATCGTTACGCGCAgcctcctcattttctcgTCTCCTTCCCTCAATGTCACCCCTTCCTTCAATAGGAACCTGTtgattcatttcactctctGAATAATAATCTTAATTGAGTgcgttgtgttatttcctttctttgtaacataaattttaaaaaagggataaaagATGAGAGAATTTAAAATAGATACATTTCTAAACCAAAGCAAATATACAATCAATGAATATCAGGAATTAATATGGCAGGTGGAAACTATTTATTGAAATTAGAATTCAATACAAATCTTATCATGTGTTAAGAACTCACAGCAACTTAAGCACAAATAAGGTATGACAGTACGAATAGACATTTCTGTTTGGAGGAAAGctcaaacaacaattccCATTCAGAGCACACAATCattccagaaaaaaaaaatatacttagatatatttatttatgaaaaagcaaaaaaaataaatgtggcATTGCCATAAAAAACAGCATATAATAGGTTTAGTGATAAATCATGCAAAACGTAGAATCCTCGGGTGCATACAGAAAAGTGCCTTACTTACcttacaaaattaaaaatataccaaaagtaaaaataaatataaaacatTATCTTCACAAATCAAACCAGACACGTATTaagcaagagaaaataattcATATAATCTCATACATATGTTATGATGGGCattgcatgcagtacaatttaaaggaagtgtaactcatataacattttcaaaaaaaggtattgaatggttgtttgctaccatcaattacatttccaatgcctaattacacttttatatgcatgaaggaagttacagatgataactttgacatgctcgagaattcataacacaaagcgactgctgcatgcaaataaaaaaatataaatataaataacatccgaattcatttactgacagatgagtgcaattcattcacccaaacttcatagctgCAAATATAAACTCGCTGCTGCCAATAAGAAATAAtcccgcataaatattgagtatctgaaaatgatagcaacgggtttccatttttgaaatatatgcataaactacatgaggtatatgaagtcatattggtaaagtgtcactacgcatgttgcaatttactatcagaagtgtctgccttattttatttcttgtgttactgtaactcatgagtatcattcattattctttacaatacaactgtaagtcattttgcatttttttatattttcttattccctcatactggaagtattccacatatgagattcctcaatatcgttcacaaaataaaaataattttatttacttctgcattcagtttctcgtGTAGC contains:
- a CDS encoding retrotransposon hot spot (RHS) protein, putative (RHS4: pers. comm. Frederic Bringaud, CNRS/BordeauxII University. Belongs to the RHS family. (PMID:12455980)), whose translation is MNQQVPIEGRGDIEGRRRENEEAARNDAEPPAVQQRVENNNQPRWGLFSSVEAVLLNGRAHPENVTLNDFLRRNFGRRYNVNEENNVSMFVFVLEPEEYINDVNALNRIFATTEYQVYQVFATAYPLLFREGILNLQRWQQADEVVKAGLQVNIRGLRDGERLWIIVTNMLNDALNVALERAAQTAASAVELKGVYDSIYNAKWSYVMSGYDEEPLGMKVFDGKPQHIWTEAEVDITPDPANVDAEIEERPNGLEIFVLTSEKGWPYNGFSLCLRKKCRAICNHVYIRREIMRVWYIIQRGLQTWWLNDTAHRPPIHIVIGTPGIGKSYGVGSFLLHSLLHFNDGMLDVVAYFTDGNAFLIYNKKPGEEERVVQYEHVKAAVKAIDAVKYEKKGHVIVDISEKNETPPQNLPSPFWGVTILTSPDTAHYEHWAKNRGDRHIIINCDDVRDMKAFVAWKKLCVLSEEAPRDKTRQQLMEELESEWKIVEERIDMVGPLPRFVFSAPDYDARLECVRKEARQLDSENGKKYDKIIGKSSDWQNDVVTHKLVKIVRVSSGTVNVESYRCRSLSVNIWNMLICTLFGILIVEMTSKEIIMSDESVGANAFERLALLSLLFPRVFKVIANNLKYLRRGREIADRRSILNDMAPQQLRLIGQKALPAAQQRPIERCEHMVLYLPATGNEPVVDGFFFVEGRLRRNRDGTAPPTTPNIAVLLQVTKSERHPTTTDKVQKFRENIASYFSDWNTFSGNMAWEMIYINSVNGGTITRRQLCEGPPDRAGGEDGGPLGPQTFWESIDQFQVTLKETMQAELIQAYRRESGMRDAPALMGLAGRRRAREEVVEGRGDVAMDDVEGGEDA